In Trichlorobacter lovleyi, the DNA window TTCCTTTGGCAACAACAAGCGGATCTTCAACTCGATCCTGCTGCTCTCGCGGCTTGAGCGCTGGCAGCTGTTGATCAAGGCGCTTTCAACCCGCTCACAGCACAGCCTTAGCCCTGAAGACCGTCAAGAGTATCTGAAATGTACCATGGAAGTGGTGATGGACCTGTTGACCCATGGTGAGGAGTCATTCTGCTGGTTGGCTGATCCAACGGGCGAGGCGGCCCTGGAGGTCGCGCAGGAGATGCGGCGCCATCTGCGCTTTCTGTACAAGAGTGGTCGTTTTACCCGTGAAGAGGGGATGGAACGGGTTGAGTTCATTAAGCCGACCCTCAAGCGCTCAATCCACCACCCTGAACTGCTGACCATCCTGAAAGGGGCCTGCCACGAGTCAAGCTCACCCTTTATTCTGCAGTAGCTCCCGTATCCGATCCAGAATCAGTTCTGCCAGCCGGGTCTTGGCCATCAGCTCAAGCGGTTCGATCCTGCCATCCCGGTAGAGCAGTCTGGCAATATTGGTGGCCACATTGAACCCGGCCCCTTCCTGACTGACATCATTGGCTACAATCATATCGAGATTCTTGGCGGCCAGTTTGGCTGCGGCATGGGCCTGCAGATCAGTGGTCTCTGCGGCAAAACCCACCAATAACGGACGGCGTTCCAGCTGTCCCAGCTCAGCCAGGATATCCGGATTTTTCTCCAGCTCCAGGGTCAGTGTTTCACCGGCCTTTTTCATCTTTTCGCCACTGCGCAGCACAGGGCGATAGTCCGCCACGGCTGCCGCCTTGATCACCACACTGCAGTCTGCCACCCGTGCCATAACCGCCCCATGCATCTGGCGGGCTGACTCAACCTGCACCAGCTCAACACCGGATGGTGGTTCCAGGCAGGTCGGTCCGCTGACCAGAATCACCTTCGCCCCACGGTGCCGGGCTGCCCGGGCCAGGGCATAGCCCATCTTGCCTGAGGAATGATTGCTGATATAGCGTACCGGGTCCAACTCTTCCCGGGTTGGACCGGCAGTTATCAGAATAGTTTCACCGACAAGGTCATCACCTGTAAGCAGGGCACAGGCCTCATCAAAGATCCGCTCCGGCTGTGCCAGACGCCCGCTCCCTTCCCAACCGCAAGCCAGACTGCCGCTTTCAGCATCAACAAAATAATAGCCATGCCGCCGCAAACGGGCTTCGTTCTCCTGATAGAGCGGATTCTGATACATATTCACATTCATGGCCGGGGCCAACAGTACCGGCGCCTTGGTGGCCATGATGGTTGTGGCCAGCAGATCATCGGCAATGCCATGGGCTATCTTGCCGATCAGGTTGGCTGTGGCTGGTGCGATCAGCAGCAGATCAGCACGGTCAGCCAGGGAGATATGACCGATCTCCCGTTCCTGATACAGGTTAAACAGCTCTGTTGAAACCGGATTACCTGAGAGGGTCTGAAAGGTGAGTGGCGTCACAAACTCTGTTGCCGCCCTGGTCATGATCACATGCACCTCAGCACCGGCCTTGGTCAGCAGCCGCAGCAGCTCCACCGCCTTGTACACTGCAATGCCGCCGGTTACCCCCAGTACTACGGTCTTGCCAGTCAGTTCTGTCATGGTGTTAGTCCAGATACGGGTTATGACGTTTTTCATGGCCAATGGTGGTGGTGGGGCCGTGACCGGGATATACCTGAACCTGATCAGGCAGGGTAAAGAGACGGTTCTTGATTGACTCCACCAGTTGTTGATGAGAACCGCCCGGCAGATCGGTCCGCCCGACACCATCGGCGAACAGGGTATCCCCGGCGATCAGCCTGCCTTCTGCCTCAAGATACAGGCAGCAGCCTCCCGGGGTATGGCCCGGCGTATGAATCACCTGCAGCCGGTGTGTGTCAAACTCGATCAGCATGCCGTCTTCCAATAGACGATCAGGCTGGGGTGAGTTTTCACCCGGCAGCCCGTAGATGGCTGCCGTCTTGGCTACCCGTTCCAGCATCGGGACATCGGCCTGGTGGATGTAGAGCGGTGCCTGTGTGGCTTGCGCCAGCTGCCGGTTAGCACCGACATGATCAAAATGTCCATGGGTGTTAATGATTGCAACGATAGTAAGACCACGCTGCCTGACCTGTGCAAGGATGCGGTCTGCCTCATCACCGGGGTCAACCACAACCCCCTGTCCGGTGGCTTCGCACCCGAGCACAAAGCAGTTAACTCCCAGTGCCCCAACAACAACTGTATCGAAGATCATCTTTAGGTATCCTTCATCTGCTGGATGGCATTCTGAAGCAGCCTCTTGCCGCTGCATCAGTTTAATGGTATCTTTTCCCATACTCAGGAGGGACCAGAAATGGCAAAAAAACCGGTCGTTGACCAAGAAGTCTGCATCAGTTGTGGTCTCTGTGTTAGCCTCTGCCCGGAGGTATTCCGTTTTAACGCTTCCGGCAGGTCAGAATGCTTCAACCCTGCAGGGGCCAGTGAGGCCGATATCCAGGCCGCCATTGACGGCTGCCCGGTACAGGCCATCAGCTGGGAATCCTGAGCCACCTGTAAGTTCAGTACATTACACCAAAGGAGAGAACCGATGCAAAAGTATGTCTGCACTATCTGCCAGTATGAGTATGATCCCGCTGTTGGCGACCCTGACCACGGTATTGCACCCGGCACTGCCTTTGAAGACCTGCCGGCCGACTGGTGTTGCCCGCTGTGCGGCGCCGGCAAGGATGTCTTTGAAGCAGTGTAACCGCACCCCCTTCCCCTTTGCCAGGGTGGTAACGCCACCGGCAGAGGGGAAGGCTGTCTGACCTCACCCCTTAAGCTCACCATCCAGAACAGCCAGAAACTCTTCCAGTTCAGCCGGTTGCAAGTCTCCCATATGGGCGATCCGGAAGGTCTTGCCCTTGATCTTGCCATAGCCGTCATCAAAGGCGTATCCCTTTTCACCCAGTTGCTTTTTGACCGCAGCCAAGTCCACCCCACGGCTGTTTGCCACACTGGTCAAGGTCACGGAACGGGCACCTTCAGGAGCAAACAGCTCAAACCCGCGCTCCTGCACCCAATTCCTGGTTCGCTCCGCCATGACGCGATGCCGCTCCCAGCGAGCCTCCAGTCCTTCGGCAAAGAACCGCTGTAACTGGCAGTCAAGTCCGTAGATCAGAGAGATACAGGGGGTTGAAGGGGTGTTATCCTTGTCGTCGTTGGTTGCAAACTCCATAAAATCAAAGTAGTAACCACGATTTTCAACGCTTTGCGCACGCTGCAGCGCCTTTTCCGTTGCCGTGAAGATGGCCAGGCCCGGCGGCAGCGCAAAGGCCTTCTGGACACCAAAGATGCAGCAGTCAATTCCCAGCTCATCCAACCCGATCGGCATGGCGCTCATGGATGAAACCGTATCAACAATAAACATGACATCAGGGTACTTGCGCATGACGGCAGCAATCTCAGCTAACGGTGACAGCACCCCGGTGGAGGTCTCATTGTGGATCATGGTCATGCTGTCGTACTTGCCGGTGGCCAGGGTTGCATCCACCAGCTCCCCAGTAATCGGCTGCCCCCAGGGGACCTTGATCGCATCAGCCTCTTTACCGCACCGAAGCGTCACATCGTGCCACTTGTCAGAGAAGGCGCCATTACAAAAATTAGCACAACGCCCTTTGACCAGGTTGCGTAGCGCACCTTCCATGGCACCAAAGGCACTGGAGGTGGCCAGGAACACACGGCTCTCCGTCATCATCAAACGTTTCAGGTGTGTCTTTATCCGTCCATGCAGTTCAGCATACTCTTTCATCCGATGGCCGATCATCGGCTGAGACATTGCCGCAAACACCTCTGGAGCCACATTGACCGGACCGGGAATAAACAGCTTCTTGACCATTGCGCACAAACTCCGAATATCAGTAATAATAAGCTGTTTCGCTATAGCAGAGCAGCCGTTTAAAGTCAAGGCAGCCCCCATGCAACATTGTCGCAACGCACACTGCAACACATGCAACTACGCACAATCCTGTTGCTTTTCTGTTTACAGCATGTTAGTTAGAGAAAATTTTGCAACATTCAATAATATGAATCTGTAGCATGTCTCAGAAATCAGATAACAAAGGGGAATCGACGCATGGCACACCACCACACCACTCCATCTCTCAATGAGCTGGTCACCGGGGTAGCCAACCGGCTCAAGACAGCGGGAACCGGCTTCTACCTCATGGTCTTCATTGCCGCAGCCGTGGTACTGGCCTCTGCCGGTACCGGCCTGATGGCCATGATCAAGGGGCACGAAGCATACTACAATGTTTATCGCGAGGTTCCCTGGGGTGTTCTGATCGCCACCTACGTCTTTTTCGTCGTAAGCTCCACCGGCCTCTGCCTGATCTCCTCCATCGGCCACGTCTTCGGGGTCCAGGACTTCATGCCGATCGCCAAGCGCTCGGTCTTCCTCTCCATCGCCACCATCCTTTCCGGCTTCTTCGTCATCGCCTTTGAGATCAAACTCCCCTGGCGGATGGCAATCTGGAACGTGATTTCCCCCAACCTGACCTCCAACATCTGGTGGATGGGCACCCTCTACGGCATCTACCTGGCCTTCATGTTTGCCGAATACATCTTCCTGCTGATGAACAAGCACCGTCCGGCCGTCATCTGCGGCTTCAGCGGCTCAGTGGCCGGTATTGCAGCCCACTCAAACCTGGGCGCCGTGTTTGGTCTTCTGATGGGACGCCCCTACTGGCAGGGCCCCTATATGCCGATCTACTTCATCGCCTCTGCCATGATGACCGGCTGCGCGGTTATCCTGATGTTCCACATCCTTGGCTACAAGATCAACAAGCAGGAGATGGCGCCTGACATGCAGCGCGCCCTTGAGGTTACCACCAAGATCGGTATCCTGCTGATCTGCGTGATCCTGTTCTTCACCACCTGGAAGCTGATTGCCGGAGCCGCCGGCCAGCCCAATGGCGCCTTCCCGGTCGTTCAGTCCGAAGTTGTCGGCCACCACGCCTTTGTATTCTGGTTCTTTGAGATCCTGCTGGGGATGGCCGGTCCGCTGGTACTCTTCATTCTCTCCAAAGGGCGCAACCTGAAGTTGATGCTGATCGCTTCTCTGTCGATGGTGATCGGTATATTTGTCATGCGCTTCAACCTGGTCTATCTCGGCCAGTCTCTGCCGGTCTACTATGATCTGGGGGTCAATGAGTTCAAGGAAATGCTGCACTATTCCCCTTCAGTATATGAATGGATCATTACCGCCGGCGGCTTTGGCCTGACTGCCCTGCTGTTCCTGATCGGAGAAAAGGTTTTTGACGGTCACAAGGTTGAAGATCACTAGACCATACGGCACACCAATCACTACGACAAGGATACCAATCATGAATAAAAACATAGATCTGAACAATCTGCAGAACGAAGGGGTCGAGAACGTACCGATGCAGGAGCGCCGGGACTTCCTCAAGATGGGCCTGGCCATCACCGGCATTTTTGCCGGCGGCACCCTGTTTTCCGCCATCTCCACCTTCAACAGCGCCCACGCTTCCGACTTTGCCAAGAAATACCCCTACAAGCCCCATTACAGTATGGTGATGCAACAGCACCGCTGTATCGACTGCGAGCGTTGCATGGAGGCCTGCGTGGCCACCAACCATGTACCCCACGTACATGGCGCCTATCGCACCACCATCCTTGAGAAGGAAACCCCGGATGCCGTAGGCGGCAAGCGTGAATTCATTCCGGTGCTGTGCAACCAGTGCAACCTGCCGCAATGCACCCGGGTCTGCCCCACCAAGGCCACCTATAAGGACAAGACCACCGGCATCGTGCTGATGGACATCAAAAAGTGCATCGGCTGCCTGACCTGCCAGGAAGGTTGCCCCTATAACGCCCGTTACTTCAACGATGAGAAGAAGGCGGTCGACAAATGCAACTTCTGCTGGGATACCCGCCTTTCCAAAGGAGAGAAAGACACGGCCTGCGCCCATGCCTGTCCGGCAGACGTGCGGGTCTTTGGCGACCTGTCAAACCAGGAGGACCGGGTCTTCAAGATTGTCCATCAGATCGAGCGTCCGGTATGGGTTCTGCGGCCCGAGGCAGGCACCCGTCCCAACGTGTTCTATACCAAAGGATAACCAACACTATTTCTTTTACGAGGATTCTACGCTATGACGATACGCACACTGTTTATGACCGCTGTAGCCGCACTGTCCCTGGCAGCCGGAGTTGCCGTTGCCGCCAGCTACCCTGAGGCTCCGATCGTCTATGACAAGCCGGTCCGTGGGGTGATCTTCTCCCACAAGGCTCACGTTGACAAGGGTCTGGGCTGCGACATGTGCCACAACCACCTCTTTGAGCAGCAGGCCAAAAAAGTCCAGGCCAATAAGGACTTTGTCATGGAGTCGCTGTATCAGGGCAAATACTGTGGCACCTGCCACAACGGCTCCTTGGCCTTTGCCTCCAACACCCGCTGCGCCACCTGCCATATTGGTGTAAAAGGTGATGAGCGCTCAAAGAACGGCGATAAAGCAGAGAAAAAAGGACACTAATCCGCGCTCGCGCGGCCTCATACCCCAAACAGAAAAGGCGCCTACCGTTTCCGGTGGCGCCTTTCTTCGTATCAGCCCGTTTCATGCTGGCTCATTATAACTCCTCAAACGGCTCCTCGTCGGCCTCCGGGTCTGCAAGGTCATCAACCTCATCAATCCGGTCCTCCTTCAAGGCCTGAAGAAAACGCTGGTTTTCACCAAGCGTCCTGGAGACCTCCTGCAGCAGAAGCTCCAGTTGTTCATCCTGCGGCGGGTCAACAGTCATACCTTATCCGCCAAGTCCATCCAGATAGCGTTCAGCATCCAAGGCAGCCATGCAGCCGGTCCCGGCCGAGGTAATGGCCTGACGGTAGATGTAATCCTGCACGTCGCCGGCTGCAAAGACACCGGGAACACTGGTCTGGGTTGCAAACCCTTCGGAACCGCCCCTGGTCTTGAGGTAGCCGTCCTTCATCTCAAGCTGCCCCTCAAAAATGCCGGTATTGGGGGAATGCCCAATGGCAATAAACACCCCCTCCACGGCAAGATCCTTGGTGCTGCCATCACGAACATCCTTGATCCGCATGCCGGTCACTCCCATGGCATCACCAAGCACCTCATCAAGGACATGAAACCACTCGATGGTTACCTTACCCTCTGCAGCCCTGGACTTGAGCTTGTCTGCCAGGATCTTTTCAGAGCGGAACTGGTCACGACGATGCACCACCGTTACATGACTGGCGATATTGGCCAGATACAGGGCTTCTTCAACGGCCGTATTACCGCCGCCGATCACCGCAACCGGCTTGTTGCGGTAGAAAAAACCGTCGCAGGTGGCGCAGGCCGAGACCCCTTTACCTTTAAAGGCCTCCTCGGACGGCAGTCCCAGGTAGCGGGCTGAAGCACCGGTGGCAATAATCAGCGCATCGCAGCTGTAGCTGCCGCCATCCCCCTGCAGGATGAAGGGGCGCTGCGTCAGGTCGGTGCTCACAATCGTGTCATAGATAATCTGCGTAGTAAACCGCTCGGCATGCTGACGCATCCGCTCCATCAGATCCGGTCCCTGCACCCCTTCAAAATCACCGGGCCAATTATCTACCTCGGTCGTTGTGGTCAGTTGCCCACCAGGCTGCAGACCGGCGATCAGAACCGGATTCAGGTTTGCCCGGGCCGCATAGACAGCAGCCGTATACCCGGCAGGGCCGGAGCCAAGGATAATCAGACGATGATGTTGTACTGCAGACGGCATAAAACCTCCTGAAATGAAACTATCCCCTACTGGATGAGTAGAGGATAGCAGGTGCTACACAAATTGTCACTACGGCTTAGTATTACTCTGGTTTGGCTCTGAGTCCGGCAGCAATATTGAAATCAATGTCTACCACGATATTAAGCTTGTCCTTGTCAGGATTCGCCATTACCTCAAACAGACGTTTATCGACAAAGAGGCTCAGATTGAGGATATCCTGACGCAAATTAACCGGCAGGGGGTTTTCAGGGTCAGAAAGTTCTGCCTGAAAAAAGCTCCAGACCTTCTGATTGAACTTGATCGCCTCCAGCAGCTTTTCAGTACGATCAGGGGCTGCCCAGTTTTCTTGCACCTGTTTCAGCATCAGTCCGGCACGGGTCAGGACTGATGCCTCAAGCTCACGCCCTGAAAGGGTCTCTTTCTGCATACTGGTATAGCTGTTGATTGCTGTCGTCTGACTCATGCTTCAACTCTCCTTCAGAATAAATGATCGATTCCAATCATACGGTATATTCAACTAAAATCAAGACAACTAAAACACGCCACCCTTCCAGCCTTCGTACTCATCTGCGGTGGGGTCCATGGTCTTGCCATTCACATCCTTACCAAGAAACTTGAAGACAAGATGTTTGGGGTCAAGGGTCCCGTCAATACTTGATGCCAGCTGCCCTATAGAAAAGGTCAGGGTTGCTTCCTTCGTGGTAGGATCATAGGTGACACTCTTCGGAATATAAGGCACTGAAACATCCTTGGCGGAATAGAGGCCGTTGTTATACAGACCGGCGGTACCGCCTGACGCCTTTGAGATCCGCCAGTTAAGGGGATCCATAACCGAACCGATATCCATTTCAGAATCAAAGCCAAAGGTAACGGTAAAATCACGCCTACTGCCTGGATCAATAAAGGTAACAGGATCAAGTACCAGTAGTGACGAAGTAGCAAAGCTGAGCGGCATGGAGCTTTTGACATTGCTGTAGTAGCTGATCTTGGGATGCCTTATCTCCTCAGCAAGTTCTGCCGCTGAAAGGCGCGCATCACTGGTTTCTATCTTGTTAAGCGCATCAACCTGTTGTTGGGCCTTATCCATGTCACCCAGGCCGGCATAGGCCCTGCCCAGTTCCAGTAGCGCCGGAGAAAACTCCTTCTTCAGGGTGATTGCCTTCTCAAGCTGAACAGCGGCCTCTTTGTAACGTTCCTGGCCGTTCAGCGCCATCCCCAGTGCGTAGTAACCATTGCCGTCCTTCGGCTCCAGCTTGATCACCTGGCGAAAGTTTGCCTCCGCCTCAGAAAATCTGCCATCCTGTTCCTGCATCAACCCCAACGTGTAATAGGCCAGGGTATTCAGCTTGTTCTGCTTGATACCGTCTTTCAGCACCTTTTCCGCTTCAGATTTCTGACCATTATCCACATAGACGCTGGCCAGAGTGGTGTAGACCTCATCCTGTGTCTTGTCTACCGACAGAGACATCTTGTAGGCAGCTATCGCCTCCTTGCGCTTGCCCATCCGGGCATAGGCATCTCCCTGATAGGTGTATGCCTCAGTAAGGTCAGGCTGTAGTGCAGCAGCCTGCCGAAAAGATGCCGCAGCCTGCTTGTAGTCCTTGTTCTGCATTGAGTTAATGCCGCTTGAAAGCAGGGTGTTGGCCAGATTGGTTTGCAAATCCGCTGTAGAGGTCAGGGCAGAGAAAAGTTTCTGCACATTGTCTGAAAAATCAAATGCCACGCCTGCCACCTCCTTTCCACGGAAACCGCCAGCTTCTGTTGCGCCGGTCAGCGCTTTTCGTGTATACTCCACTCCGGTTGAGTACATTAACCCTACTTCAGTATATCGGAGTATACCGCACTTTACTTTACATGAATAGTCCCGCCCTTCACCATATGCTGGCACAAGCCGAAAAATTCCATGCCAATGGCCAGCTTGATCAGGCTAAAGCCCTCTATGTACAGATTTTGGAAGAGCGCCCAGACTTTTCACGAACCGCATACAACCTGGGGATTCTGTACCTTACACAACAGGACTACATACAGGCGGAACATGCCTTTACGCACTGCCTCAGATTTGAGCCACACCTGCTTGAAGCACGCCTCAACCAGGCCTTTGCCATACAAGAGCAGGGGATGATCCGGGAGGCCCATGATCAGTACCAGGCCATCCTCCAGACAGATCCTGGCTGTACTGAAGCCCGCTTCAACCGTGCCTGCCTGCAGCTCCTGCAGGGCACTTTCGCCTCTGCTCTGGATGATTATGAACTGCGCTTTACCACCAACGATCCGGTCATCTCACGCCACCAGGATATCCCTGCATGGTCGGGAGCACCCCGGCCCGGTCTACGGCTGCTGATCCACGCCGAACAGGGTTATGGCGACACCATCCAGATGCTACGCTACCTGCCGTTACTTGTTCAAAAAGGTATCCAGGTCATCCTGGAAGTACCGACTGCACTCTCCGTCATCTGCAGTACGATTCCCTCACTCTCTTGCATTGAGCGAGGCTCCCCACTTCCTGAAATTGACTGCCGCCTCCCGATCATGAGCCTGCCCAGGATATTTCACACACAACTGCATACGATACCAGCTGATGTTCCGTATCTGCATGCAGACCAGGAATTGATTCAGGCATGGAAAAGACGTCTGCCAGACACAACGAAAATCAGGGTCGGATTGGCATGGGCTGGCCGTTTTGATCTGCCGGTCAATCGCAAACGCAGCTGCCCGCCGGCATTCCTTCAGCCTCTGCTGGAGGTTGAGCGAGTACAGTTTATCAGCCTGCAGCTTTCGCCACCGGATGGCTTTCAGCTCCATGACTCACACCTGCTTGATTACAGTTCGGAACTGACCGACTTCAGCCAGACAGCCGCCCTAGTTGCCAATCTTGACCTGGTTATCACCATTGACACTTCCGTGGCCCATCTGGCCGGAGCCCTGGGAGTGCCCGTCTGGCTGGTACTACCCAAAGTACCGGACTGGCGCTGGCTGCTGGATCGTGATGACTCGCCCTGGTATCCGTCCATGCGGCTCTTCAGACAACCGACATCCGGCGACTGGAAAACGGTGATCAACTCGGTCACCACAGAACTACAGTGCTACGTCACCCCTCGCATTTGGTGCTACCGTGACGGCCAGGATTTTGACCACAGCCTGACCGGCGACCGCCCGACACCGCTGACCGATCAGAACAACTGGCAATCGCTTGGCCTTCGAACGGCAGCCAGGCCTGAAGATGCCGACTGGCTGCTCTTCCCCTACTACCTTGAGCATCTGGCCGAATACCAGACCAGTGAAGGCATGTGGCGTTTCCTGGAACAATTGCGCCACTTTTCTTCGGCACAAAACCAGCATATCCTATTCAGTGACCATGACTGTCAGGCCCCCTATCATTCATCTGCAATCTGGTTCAGGGCGAGCATCGACCCCTACCAGCAGGATTTAAACGCCTTTATCATCCCCTATCACGTTACAATTCCGGATGAATTCCTCCACTTTGATACGACCCGCATCCGCTTTCATGCCAGTTTTGTCGGTTACCTGGGGCTACTGCGCGAACGCTCGCCAATGATCAACGGCCTGATCAGCGAAGCCAGGTTGGTACACCAACTCGATTTGCACACCTCATTCCACCTCCATCAATCTCCCGCTGTACAGCAGGAGCGCCGCAGCCGCTACCTTCAGATCTCCAGTGAATCGATCTGCGTACTCTGCCCGCCTGGCGCTGGCAGTTCCTCCATTCGATTCTTTGAAACTCTGGCCCTCGGCAGGATCGCAGTAATCCAGGAGCC includes these proteins:
- the coaBC gene encoding bifunctional phosphopantothenoylcysteine decarboxylase/phosphopantothenate--cysteine ligase CoaBC translates to MTELTGKTVVLGVTGGIAVYKAVELLRLLTKAGAEVHVIMTRAATEFVTPLTFQTLSGNPVSTELFNLYQEREIGHISLADRADLLLIAPATANLIGKIAHGIADDLLATTIMATKAPVLLAPAMNVNMYQNPLYQENEARLRRHGYYFVDAESGSLACGWEGSGRLAQPERIFDEACALLTGDDLVGETILITAGPTREELDPVRYISNHSSGKMGYALARAARHRGAKVILVSGPTCLEPPSGVELVQVESARQMHGAVMARVADCSVVIKAAAVADYRPVLRSGEKMKKAGETLTLELEKNPDILAELGQLERRPLLVGFAAETTDLQAHAAAKLAAKNLDMIVANDVSQEGAGFNVATNIARLLYRDGRIEPLELMAKTRLAELILDRIRELLQNKG
- a CDS encoding MBL fold metallo-hydrolase is translated as MIFDTVVVGALGVNCFVLGCEATGQGVVVDPGDEADRILAQVRQRGLTIVAIINTHGHFDHVGANRQLAQATQAPLYIHQADVPMLERVAKTAAIYGLPGENSPQPDRLLEDGMLIEFDTHRLQVIHTPGHTPGGCCLYLEAEGRLIAGDTLFADGVGRTDLPGGSHQQLVESIKNRLFTLPDQVQVYPGHGPTTTIGHEKRHNPYLD
- a CDS encoding ferredoxin; amino-acid sequence: MAKKPVVDQEVCISCGLCVSLCPEVFRFNASGRSECFNPAGASEADIQAAIDGCPVQAISWES
- the rd gene encoding rubredoxin is translated as MQKYVCTICQYEYDPAVGDPDHGIAPGTAFEDLPADWCCPLCGAGKDVFEAV
- a CDS encoding pyridoxal-phosphate-dependent aminotransferase family protein; translated protein: MVKKLFIPGPVNVAPEVFAAMSQPMIGHRMKEYAELHGRIKTHLKRLMMTESRVFLATSSAFGAMEGALRNLVKGRCANFCNGAFSDKWHDVTLRCGKEADAIKVPWGQPITGELVDATLATGKYDSMTMIHNETSTGVLSPLAEIAAVMRKYPDVMFIVDTVSSMSAMPIGLDELGIDCCIFGVQKAFALPPGLAIFTATEKALQRAQSVENRGYYFDFMEFATNDDKDNTPSTPCISLIYGLDCQLQRFFAEGLEARWERHRVMAERTRNWVQERGFELFAPEGARSVTLTSVANSRGVDLAAVKKQLGEKGYAFDDGYGKIKGKTFRIAHMGDLQPAELEEFLAVLDGELKG
- the nrfD gene encoding NrfD/PsrC family molybdoenzyme membrane anchor subunit, which codes for MAHHHTTPSLNELVTGVANRLKTAGTGFYLMVFIAAAVVLASAGTGLMAMIKGHEAYYNVYREVPWGVLIATYVFFVVSSTGLCLISSIGHVFGVQDFMPIAKRSVFLSIATILSGFFVIAFEIKLPWRMAIWNVISPNLTSNIWWMGTLYGIYLAFMFAEYIFLLMNKHRPAVICGFSGSVAGIAAHSNLGAVFGLLMGRPYWQGPYMPIYFIASAMMTGCAVILMFHILGYKINKQEMAPDMQRALEVTTKIGILLICVILFFTTWKLIAGAAGQPNGAFPVVQSEVVGHHAFVFWFFEILLGMAGPLVLFILSKGRNLKLMLIASLSMVIGIFVMRFNLVYLGQSLPVYYDLGVNEFKEMLHYSPSVYEWIITAGGFGLTALLFLIGEKVFDGHKVEDH
- a CDS encoding 4Fe-4S dicluster domain-containing protein — protein: MNKNIDLNNLQNEGVENVPMQERRDFLKMGLAITGIFAGGTLFSAISTFNSAHASDFAKKYPYKPHYSMVMQQHRCIDCERCMEACVATNHVPHVHGAYRTTILEKETPDAVGGKREFIPVLCNQCNLPQCTRVCPTKATYKDKTTGIVLMDIKKCIGCLTCQEGCPYNARYFNDEKKAVDKCNFCWDTRLSKGEKDTACAHACPADVRVFGDLSNQEDRVFKIVHQIERPVWVLRPEAGTRPNVFYTKG
- a CDS encoding cytochrome c3 family protein, which translates into the protein MTIRTLFMTAVAALSLAAGVAVAASYPEAPIVYDKPVRGVIFSHKAHVDKGLGCDMCHNHLFEQQAKKVQANKDFVMESLYQGKYCGTCHNGSLAFASNTRCATCHIGVKGDERSKNGDKAEKKGH
- the trxB gene encoding thioredoxin-disulfide reductase, whose amino-acid sequence is MPSAVQHHRLIILGSGPAGYTAAVYAARANLNPVLIAGLQPGGQLTTTTEVDNWPGDFEGVQGPDLMERMRQHAERFTTQIIYDTIVSTDLTQRPFILQGDGGSYSCDALIIATGASARYLGLPSEEAFKGKGVSACATCDGFFYRNKPVAVIGGGNTAVEEALYLANIASHVTVVHRRDQFRSEKILADKLKSRAAEGKVTIEWFHVLDEVLGDAMGVTGMRIKDVRDGSTKDLAVEGVFIAIGHSPNTGIFEGQLEMKDGYLKTRGGSEGFATQTSVPGVFAAGDVQDYIYRQAITSAGTGCMAALDAERYLDGLGG
- the flaF gene encoding flagellar biosynthesis regulator FlaF codes for the protein MSQTTAINSYTSMQKETLSGRELEASVLTRAGLMLKQVQENWAAPDRTEKLLEAIKFNQKVWSFFQAELSDPENPLPVNLRQDILNLSLFVDKRLFEVMANPDKDKLNIVVDIDFNIAAGLRAKPE
- a CDS encoding tetratricopeptide repeat protein; the encoded protein is MAFDFSDNVQKLFSALTSTADLQTNLANTLLSSGINSMQNKDYKQAAASFRQAAALQPDLTEAYTYQGDAYARMGKRKEAIAAYKMSLSVDKTQDEVYTTLASVYVDNGQKSEAEKVLKDGIKQNKLNTLAYYTLGLMQEQDGRFSEAEANFRQVIKLEPKDGNGYYALGMALNGQERYKEAAVQLEKAITLKKEFSPALLELGRAYAGLGDMDKAQQQVDALNKIETSDARLSAAELAEEIRHPKISYYSNVKSSMPLSFATSSLLVLDPVTFIDPGSRRDFTVTFGFDSEMDIGSVMDPLNWRISKASGGTAGLYNNGLYSAKDVSVPYIPKSVTYDPTTKEATLTFSIGQLASSIDGTLDPKHLVFKFLGKDVNGKTMDPTADEYEGWKGGVF
- a CDS encoding tetratricopeptide repeat protein; this encodes MNSPALHHMLAQAEKFHANGQLDQAKALYVQILEERPDFSRTAYNLGILYLTQQDYIQAEHAFTHCLRFEPHLLEARLNQAFAIQEQGMIREAHDQYQAILQTDPGCTEARFNRACLQLLQGTFASALDDYELRFTTNDPVISRHQDIPAWSGAPRPGLRLLIHAEQGYGDTIQMLRYLPLLVQKGIQVILEVPTALSVICSTIPSLSCIERGSPLPEIDCRLPIMSLPRIFHTQLHTIPADVPYLHADQELIQAWKRRLPDTTKIRVGLAWAGRFDLPVNRKRSCPPAFLQPLLEVERVQFISLQLSPPDGFQLHDSHLLDYSSELTDFSQTAALVANLDLVITIDTSVAHLAGALGVPVWLVLPKVPDWRWLLDRDDSPWYPSMRLFRQPTSGDWKTVINSVTTELQCYVTPRIWCYRDGQDFDHSLTGDRPTPLTDQNNWQSLGLRTAARPEDADWLLFPYYLEHLAEYQTSEGMWRFLEQLRHFSSAQNQHILFSDHDCQAPYHSSAIWFRASIDPYQQDLNAFIIPYHVTIPDEFLHFDTTRIRFHASFVGYLGLLRERSPMINGLISEARLVHQLDLHTSFHLHQSPAVQQERRSRYLQISSESICVLCPPGAGSSSIRFFETLALGRIAVIQEPTLLPFNDRINYNRFVIRIPAGMAAQTGAIITGWLAQFSSDELLQRCKEARSAWETHLSPAALPSGIVRKLIQVRLTTWNRPVTQPCQPRIDWQTNAAKAAMLLLDGDSITSRQLVSEALAANPRSAVLHLTLGGIERELGNTAAAEFQLKLAIQYDHRCYDAYLHLGSLLITCERHEEAVGRLYQASLLRPNEPAPYRLALTPLLRLGRTEEADYCRSWLMQNSKEEATA